The Belonocnema kinseyi isolate 2016_QV_RU_SX_M_011 chromosome 10, B_treatae_v1, whole genome shotgun sequence genome has a window encoding:
- the LOC117181218 gene encoding protein GVQW3-like, whose amino-acid sequence MEGSIEQRYAIKFCVRLGKNATETYSMLREAFKDDCISRSQSGRWYKAFSVGRTKVVDEQRSGRPTTARTDANVERVQKLLDIDRRLGIRQIADTLDISTFAVHGIITQDLAMRMVCAKLVQKVLTQEQKDLRVLRCQELSELIESDPDLMNTVVTGDESWMFEYDPETKRQSSEWHNQTSPRQKKARMSKNRIKAMLIVFFNVRSVVHFEFIPEGTTVTAKVYLEVLKRLKRRVARVRPDIKDNLRLHHDNAPSHTAFLVTDYLARCQTPVVPHIFLIDKEFSFKFLNMYQIS is encoded by the coding sequence ATGGAAGGTTCGATCGAGCAGCGGTACGCGATCAAGTTTTGTGTGCGCTTGGGCAAGAATGCAACCGAAACCTACAGTATGCTTCGAGAAGCCTTCAAGGATGACTGTATATCAAGATCGCAGTCAGGACGCTGGTATAAGGCATTTTCAGTGGGTCGAACCAAGGTCGTCGACGAACAACGCTCCGGACGACCAACAACTGCGCGAACCGACGCTAACGTGGAGCGTGTGCAGAAACTTTTGGACATCGATCGTCGATTAGGTATTAGACAGATCGCAGACACCCTAGACATTAGTACATTTGCAGTGCACGGGATAATAACGCAAGATTTGGCGATGAGAATGGTGTGCGCAAAGCTGGTACAAAAAGTGCTCACTCAAGAACAAAAGGACCTCCGAGTTTTGCGCTGTCAAGAATTGTCGGAATTGATAGAAAGTGACCCTGACCTTATGAACACTGTAGTAACTGGCGACGAAAGTTGGATGTTTGAATACGATCCCGAAACAAAGCGTCAAAGCAGTGAGTGGCACAACCAAACTTCACCCCGACAGAAGAAAGCGCGGATGAGCAAGAACCGCATCAAAGCAATGCTCATCGTGTTCTTTAACGTCAGAAGTGTAGTGCATTTTGAGTTCATACCTGAGGGGACGACCGTTACCGCCAAAGTTTACCTGGAAGTGCTTAAGAGGCTCAAGCGGCGCGTCGCGCGCGTCAGACCAGACATCAAAGACAACTTGAGGCTGCACCACGACAATGCGCCGAGTCACACTGCCTTCCTTGTGACGGATTACCTCGCTCGCTGCCAAACCCCCGTCGTTCcccatatttttttgatagataaggaattctcttttaaattcttgaatatgTATCAAATATCTTAG